The window AAACGCGCTCGCTCGAGTATCGAACGTCTTCTCATATCGGCGGCTATAGTAGCCGCTGTACGTCAGTACACACCTGATCGCCAGACGTATCGGAGATCAGTGTGTAATCCGTTTCAGTTGTACTACACTAACGGTGGACACCACTCCTGATCGAGTTGCCGTCAATCTTGGAACCGGAACTGGATCGGGCTACCGTCCGTAAATAATCCGCTGTACACTCGCATCGATGCGACTCGTCACGCGACCGGCCCAGGCGCCAGGGGACATCCGCCGAAGTGTCGCGTCGTCAATCTCGATCGCCTCGCCGGCGAACGGATCGCGATCGGCTGCCTTCTCGTCGTCAGAGCCGACGGCGTCGACGACGGTCGACATCGAACACCGGCCGCACGATTCGGTTTTCTTTCCTCCCATGGGCGTTCCTTGTATGGTAGTACGTCTCACTGGGGTAAAGTGTACCGCCTCGAGTGCAGGCACGGGGTTCGTGGAGGCTGCATCCACCGACGCCTATTTGCTCCCCGAAGCGAGTACCTGTGGTATGGGATACCGAGTCGTCGATCCGGAAACGGTCGACCCCGCTCCGGATCGCCCGTGTGAGTGCCGAAAGCTGTCGGCGGCCGCCGGCCTCGAGGCAATGGCGCTCAACCGGTTTCGTGCCGATCCGGGCGAGGAGATACCGCTGGCCTACCACTACCACGACACCCAGCAGGAGGCGTTCTACGTCGTCGATGGCACGCTATCGGTCGAAACGCCCGACGAAACCTACACCGTCGAGCAGGACTCGCTGTTCGTCGCCGATCCCGAGAGCCCCCATCGGGCGTACAACCCGGCCGATGCGGACGAGGCGGTGACGGTGCTTGCCATTGGTGCCCCACCAGCTGACGACGACGCACACGTGTACGATCCCGAGAACGAGAGGGCGTGAGTGAGATGAGTAACGAACCGGACGCACCCGAAGCCGACGACCTGCCCGAAGCTGACGACCTGCCCGACGACCTCTGGGCGGAGGTTCCCGAGTGGGACGACGAGTACCTCGACAGAGTCGCTCACCGACTGATCTACAGCTACGACCTCGAGAAGGACTACCGCCTCGAGGGGGAGCGCTGGGATCTCTACGGCGAGATGCGCGTCGTTACCCAGAAGCAATTCTTCCATCCGGCGTTGAGCTACGCCGACCACGAGGCCGAGGAGTACCTATTCGCTCGTCGTGCACCCCGACCGACCGTCCGCGACCTCGAGCGCCTCGTTGACCTCGGACACGAGGTGGCCGACGAGCAAATCGTCGCCGACGAGGAACACTTCGGCACGGACGTGAGCTTCGTGCTCGTCGCCGACGAATTGACCGACGACGTCCGCGAGTACGTCTCCGGCTTTCGCGACCGGACGCTGTTGAAGTTCGGCTACTACGGCCACTACGACGTCAACCTCGCCGTCGTCGTTCCGGCGGACGAAGACCACGTGGCCAGCGAGGCCGCCGACGTCGCCGAGGCGTTCACCCTCTGGGCGGACGTCACCACGCCCGAGGAAGGCGTCCTCTCACGGTTTGCGAAACGGTTCTGGCGGTAGCCGGTCGTTCGGACGCGATCGGTGAAGGTGGTCGCTCGAGCGTGGTTTTACGAATGGAGTGGTATGGTATTCCGGCCGATTACGTGCTTTGCGGTAATCCGAGCCCGTGTCTGCAGTCGCTTCTCCGGAGACTGATTCTCGCGATTCCTCGAGCCTGTCGTCGTCCACCGATATGAGTGCATAGCGGCGGCTCGAGTGTGCAGCTTCCAAAAAATGCGTTAGTCGGTTGTCGGTGTTCAGTCTTCTCAGTCGTCGCCCGGCGCGGCAGGCGTTTCTGGCCCGCCGCGAACGTCGCGGATGTTCTGGTACCCCAATCTGACGAGCGCGAGCGCGAGCGTGATCAACACGAGTCCGATCCCCATCTGCACGATCGACGAGATGAACGCTTCCGTGGTCTCTGCGCCACCCTCGATCAGGTTCAGGTAGAGGTTCTCGTAGAAGATCAGTACCAGCAATCCGAGAATGGTGATCGTCACCATGATCGCCATCGGCACGCCGGTCGAGATGAGCTGTTTGCTGTCGTCCCAGTTGGCGAGCCAGACCGTCGCGGTCAGGAGCGCCAGTGCGGCGAGCAACTGGTTCGCGCCGCCGAACAGCTGCCAGAGCACGACCCACTGCCCGGAGATGACGAGCAGGTAGGCGGGAACGATCTGAACGAACGGGTTCGTGTATCGACCGCGGGCGAACGACGCTGGGTCGCCGCTGAGCCCTTTGTCGGTCATGCCTGCGGGTGTGCCGACGATCTCTTCCATCATGTATCGACCCAGCCGAACGGCCGTGTCGGTCGAGGTGAGCAGGAAGCTCACGAGCACGAGCGCCATGAACACGGCACCCACCGTCTCAGGGATGCCGAGGCTCGTGAAGATGACGCCACCGCCCGCTGCGAAGTTCGGCAGTGCAGCACCGATGCCGCCTGCAACATCAGGTAAGCCCGCCACTGCGAGGGTTACG of the Natronosalvus vescus genome contains:
- a CDS encoding cupin domain-containing protein, whose product is MGYRVVDPETVDPAPDRPCECRKLSAAAGLEAMALNRFRADPGEEIPLAYHYHDTQQEAFYVVDGTLSVETPDETYTVEQDSLFVADPESPHRAYNPADADEAVTVLAIGAPPADDDAHVYDPENERA